ATACGCATGCACATTAAACTTCAATATATGGGAAAATGTCGACCCCGCCAAGCCAAGGTTGATCCACGTTTTTCCGGGGTAGAAATTCTGAAACACGCAAGAGAGCAGATTTAGAACGTCGATATGGACGGGAGCTCGACACTAGGCCCGAGTAGTGTTCACGTGAATAGCGACGTAGTCCTAGGTGACCCATTAGCGCCCCCCCTCCGCTTATCGATAGCCGAtaagtcacatgactctGCAGTGTCCCAACGGATTCCGCACACGGCTCATGGCCATACCTCCACTTTACTGTACGGCATATATTGTTGAGCACAAAACAAGAGAAGCGGCTTACTGAGCGCTGAACAAGAAATACAACAGCAGCTATCGTGCATAATTACCCATCGAAACAGACAAGGCTAGCACTAGATCCGTTTCGTTTCAATAGCCGATATCCTATCACATCATCAGAGCATCCAACCACAAAAAGACGCCTGTGACCACCACTTCATCATTCAACACACACAGAATCACTCCTCCATTATAAAATAGAACCCCTCACACTCATCAACATCCACATCACCAATGACTGCCTGCTCTCACGATTTCAGATCGGATACGATCACAAATCCCACCAAAGAGATGATGGAAGCCATCACCAACTCGTACTCTGCTCTTGGCGACGCAGtgtacgaggaggacaccatcaccaccaacttTGAGAGCCGAATCAAGGAGCTCACCGGCCACGAGGCTGCTGTCTTCGCCGTCTCCGGTACGATGACTAACCAGCTGGCCATCAGATCCCACCTGTTCCAGCCTCCACACTCGATCCTGTGTGATCATCGAGCACATGTGTACACCTGCGAAGCTGGTGGCATAGCCACACTGTCTCAGGCCATGGTGACCCCCGTCATCCCCTCCAATGGCATTTACATGACTCTGGAGGacatcaaggccaagatcaTTGTCGGAGAAGATGTCCATGTCGCACCTACCAAGCTCATCTGTCTGGAAAACACAATGGGTGGCGCCATTTACCCCATTGAGGAGATTCGTCGCATTTCAAAGTTTGCACGGGACAATGACATCCCTATCCATCTGGATGGCGCCAGACTGTGGAATGCAAGCATTGCTACAGGCGTGTCAATGCGGGAGTATGGTTCACTCTTTGACTCGATCTCTTTATGTCTATCAAAAGGCTTATGTGCCCCTGTAGGCAGTGTGCTTGTGGGGTCAAAGAAGCTGATCAAGACCGCTACCTGGTTTAAGAAGCAGGCCGGAGGAGGAATTCGGCAGTCCGGTATCCTGACATCTGCAGCTAACGTTGCATTGGACCAAGTCTGGCCCTCAATGGCAAAAACTCATGCTACTGCGAAGGAGTTCGCCAACTTTGTTACTTCTGACCTGGGCCTCAAGCTCCTTTTTCCCGCTGATACCAACTTTGTTTACATTGATGAAACGGACAAATTTGATTCTGATGTCTTTGTCAAGCTTGGAGCGGAGCGGGGCATCAAGTTGCTCGGAGGCAGAATCGTCTTCCACTACCATACTTCACCCGAGGCCATTGAGACCTTGAAGGAGGTGCTTCAAGAGGCTATCAAACAGTATTCTGGGGTAAAGGAAGACAAGCTTAAGACTAGTGGCTACATCTAATAGAGGCGCAAATGAATTCACTGTGGTGGCGTAGATAAATTTCATGTCCTCGAAGGTGGATAGTGACACCTCCAGCATTAGTAATTTAACACGGATTTTGCTACCTGAAATAAAGTTGGGTACAACTCTAAGTACATTAGTCTACAATTAGTGctttcacgtgacatttGGTGATTCGAAACGCGCAAACTCCCGTCGATTTAGCATCTCAAGTCACGGGACATTATGACATCCTCTACAAATGTCATGCAACTATGGTGCAATCGGGCCCGGGCTGCTTTGTCATATCTGGTGATCTAAGAAAGGTGCAatagtatatatagaccTTGATGTAGGGGTCCAAGTTGCACAATCATTCAACAACAAGTAACACTTGCAAAGCTTTCAACATGGCTCCCACAATTGAAACCTCTACCCAGGCTACCTCCCTCCCATCCTCCAAGACCGGTTACGGTGCCAACTTGAAGAAGCAGCCTCTTAAGTACTCGGGTTCTCTTGATAAGTATGACCACTTTGAGGTCACCCCTAACATTGGAGAGGAGTTCTCCAGTGTTCAGCTTAGCTCTCTTCTCGAGTCTGATGACTTCGAGACTCTTGTGAGAGACCTGGCTATTCTCGTTGCTGAGCGAGGTGTTGTCTTTTTCCGAAACCAGGACATCAACgacgagcagcagaagaagcttGGTGAGCTTCTGGGCCACCTGACTGGTAAGCCCAAGGAGTCTGGCCTTCACGTCCATCCCACTGAGGCCCCCTCTTCTGAGACTGGCCAGGAGGTTCTCATTCTTCAGCCTGATCAGGGTGTCCTGAACCAGAAGTTCCTGCAGACCTCCACCCGAGCTGCTAAGAACTGGCACACCGACATCACCTTTGAGAAGGTTCCTTCTGACTATGCCATCctcaagatcatcaagaagcCCAGCTCTGGAGGTGGCGACACCCTTTGGGCCTCTGGATACGCTGCCTACGAGAAGCTGTCCCCCACTTACCAGAAGATCCTTGAGTCTCTGACTGCCCACCACTCTGGTCAGCACTTCCACGCTGTTGCCAAGCAGTCTGGTCACGGTATCGTCACCACTCCTCGAGGTCATCCCCTGAACTCTGGCGATGATCTCTACGCCGACCACCCCATCATCCGAACCAACCCCGTCACCGGATGGAAGTCTCTGTACGTCAACCCCATCTTCACCGAGTCCat
The Yarrowia lipolytica chromosome 1A, complete sequence genome window above contains:
- a CDS encoding uncharacterized protein (Compare to YALI0A21417g, similar to uniprot|O74267 Ashbya gossypii Threonine aldolase) — protein: MTACSHDFRSDTITNPTKEMMEAITNSYSALGDAVYEEDTITTNFESRIKELTGHEAAVFAVSGTMTNQLAIRSHLFQPPHSILCDHRAHVYTCEAGGIATLSQAMVTPVIPSNGIYMTLEDIKAKIIVGEDVHVAPTKLICLENTMGGAIYPIEEIRRISKFARDNDIPIHLDGARLWNASIATGVSMREYGSLFDSISLCLSKGLCAPVGSVLVGSKKLIKTATWFKKQAGGGIRQSGILTSAANVALDQVWPSMAKTHATAKEFANFVTSDLGLKLLFPADTNFVYIDETDKFDSDVFVKLGAERGIKLLGGRIVFHYHTSPEAIETLKEVLQEAIKQYSGVKEDKLKTSGYI
- a CDS encoding uncharacterized protein (Compare to YALI0A21439g, similar to wi|NCU09800.1 Neurospora crassa NCU09800. 1 putative dioxygenase) encodes the protein MAPTIETSTQATSLPSSKTGYGANLKKQPLKYSGSLDKYDHFEVTPNIGEEFSSVQLSSLLESDDFETLVRDLAILVAERGVVFFRNQDINDEQQKKLGELLGHLTGKPKESGLHVHPTEAPSSETGQEVLILQPDQGVLNQKFLQTSTRAAKNWHTDITFEKVPSDYAILKIIKKPSSGGGDTLWASGYAAYEKLSPTYQKILESLTAHHSGQHFHAVAKQSGHGIVTTPRGHPLNSGDDLYADHPIIRTNPVTGWKSLYVNPIFTESINGLGWDESRSILDFLNQNLKENHDIHVRFRWNDNDVAIWDNRSTYHTATYDYSTTDRLGHRVLSCGEVPYLDENSISRTEALKADLEAADATASKLSQLNVN